The Klebsiella sp. RHBSTW-00484 genome includes a window with the following:
- the hpaI gene encoding 4-hydroxy-2-oxoheptanedioate aldolase has translation MNNAFKDALKAGRPQIGLWLGLTSSYSAELLAGAGFDWLLIDGEHAPNNVQTVLTQLQAIAPYPSQPVVRPSWNDPVQIKQLLDVGAQTLLVPMVQNADEARLAVKATRYPPAGIRGVGSALARASRWNRIPDYIHQANDAMCVLVQIETREALKNLPQILDVEGVDGVFIGPADLSADMGFGGNPQHPEVQAAIEHAIAQIRAAGKAPGILMANEQLAKRYLELGALFVAVGVDTTLLARGAEALAERFGISARAAESGVY, from the coding sequence ATGAATAACGCCTTTAAAGATGCCTTAAAAGCGGGCCGCCCACAGATTGGCCTGTGGCTGGGACTCACCAGCAGCTACAGCGCCGAGCTGCTGGCCGGAGCCGGATTCGACTGGCTGCTGATCGACGGCGAACATGCGCCGAACAACGTGCAAACGGTACTGACCCAACTTCAGGCTATCGCCCCCTACCCCAGCCAGCCGGTGGTGCGTCCGTCGTGGAACGACCCGGTGCAGATTAAACAACTGCTGGACGTCGGTGCGCAAACCCTGCTGGTACCCATGGTGCAGAACGCCGACGAAGCGCGGCTGGCGGTGAAGGCCACCCGCTATCCGCCCGCAGGCATTCGCGGCGTCGGCAGCGCCCTGGCCCGCGCCTCGCGCTGGAACCGCATCCCCGATTACATCCATCAGGCCAACGACGCAATGTGCGTGCTGGTGCAAATAGAAACCCGTGAAGCGCTGAAAAACCTGCCACAGATCCTCGACGTTGAAGGCGTGGACGGCGTGTTTATCGGCCCGGCGGATCTTAGCGCCGACATGGGCTTTGGCGGCAATCCCCAGCACCCGGAAGTGCAGGCCGCCATCGAACACGCCATCGCGCAGATTCGCGCAGCGGGCAAAGCGCCGGGGATCCTGATGGCCAATGAGCAGCTGGCGAAGCGCTATCTGGAGCTTGGCGCGCTGTTTGTCGCCGTCGGCGTCGATACCACCCTGCTGGCCCGCGGCGCCGAAGCGCTGGCAGAACGGTTTGGCATAAGCGCCAGAGCGGCGGAATCGGGCGTTTATTAA
- the hpaX gene encoding 4-hydroxyphenylacetate permease, translated as MSDTSSALPEAQDPANQHKQLTAQQQSVINKLFRRLIVFLFVLFIFSFLDRINIGFAGLTMGQDLGLNATMFGLATTLFYATYVIFGIPSNVMLSIVGARRWIATIMVLWGIASTATMFATGPNSLYILRMLVGITEAGFLPGILLYLTFWFPAFFRARANALFMIAMPVTTALGSIVSGYILSMDGLLNLHGWQWLFLLEGFPSVLLGIMVWFWLDDSPSKAKWLTAEDKKCLQEMMDNDRLTLVQPEGALSHHAMQQRSLWREVFTPIVLMYTLAYFCLTNTLSAISIWTPQILKSFNEGSSNITIGLLAAIPQICTILGMIYWSRHSDKHQERKHHTALPFLFAAAGWLLASATDHNLIQLLGIVMASTGSFSAMAIFWTTPDQSISLRARAIGIAVINATGNIGSALSPFMIGWLKDITGSFSSGLWFVAALLVIGAVIVWAIPMKGSRPRATP; from the coding sequence ATGAGCGACACATCATCAGCACTCCCGGAAGCGCAGGATCCTGCCAATCAGCATAAACAGCTAACGGCGCAGCAGCAGTCGGTTATCAACAAGCTGTTCCGTCGTCTGATCGTATTTTTGTTTGTGCTGTTTATCTTCTCGTTTTTAGACAGGATCAATATCGGCTTTGCCGGGCTGACCATGGGGCAGGATCTGGGCCTCAACGCCACCATGTTCGGCCTCGCCACCACCCTGTTTTATGCCACCTACGTGATTTTCGGCATCCCCAGCAACGTGATGCTCAGCATCGTCGGCGCGCGCCGCTGGATTGCCACCATTATGGTGCTGTGGGGGATCGCTTCTACCGCCACCATGTTCGCCACCGGGCCAAACAGCCTCTACATCCTGCGGATGCTGGTGGGGATTACCGAGGCTGGTTTCCTGCCCGGCATCCTGCTGTATCTGACCTTCTGGTTTCCGGCCTTCTTCCGCGCCCGCGCCAACGCGCTGTTTATGATAGCGATGCCGGTGACCACCGCGCTGGGCTCTATCGTCTCCGGCTATATTCTGTCGATGGACGGCCTGCTCAATCTGCATGGCTGGCAGTGGCTGTTCCTGCTGGAAGGTTTCCCGTCGGTGCTGCTCGGCATTATGGTCTGGTTCTGGCTCGATGATTCGCCGTCGAAGGCCAAATGGCTGACGGCGGAGGACAAAAAATGCCTGCAGGAGATGATGGATAACGATCGCCTGACGCTGGTGCAGCCGGAAGGGGCGCTCAGCCATCACGCCATGCAGCAGCGTAGCCTGTGGCGGGAAGTGTTCACGCCGATCGTGCTGATGTACACCCTGGCCTACTTCTGCCTGACCAATACGCTCAGCGCGATCAGCATCTGGACGCCGCAGATCCTCAAAAGCTTTAACGAAGGCAGCAGCAATATCACTATTGGCCTGCTGGCGGCGATCCCGCAGATTTGTACCATATTGGGGATGATCTACTGGAGTCGCCACTCTGATAAGCACCAGGAACGTAAGCACCATACCGCCCTGCCGTTTCTGTTCGCCGCCGCGGGCTGGCTGCTGGCGTCGGCCACCGATCACAACCTGATCCAGCTGCTGGGGATCGTGATGGCCTCCACCGGATCGTTTAGCGCAATGGCCATTTTCTGGACCACGCCGGATCAGTCGATCAGCCTGCGCGCCAGAGCGATCGGTATCGCGGTGATCAACGCCACCGGCAATATTGGATCGGCGCTCAGTCCTTTTATGATCGGCTGGCTGAAGGATATTACCGGCAGCTTCAGCAGCGGCCTGTGGTTTGTCGCCGCCCTGCTGGTCATTGGCGCAGTGATTGTTTGGGCTATTCCGATGAAAGGATCGCGTCCCCGCGCGACGCCGTAA
- the hpaA gene encoding 4-hydroxyphenylacetate catabolism regulatory protein HpaA has product MCQSPIANIDINKEYDESLGTEDVHYQSFARMAEFFGRDMQAHRHDQYFQMHFLDTGQIELQLDESRYSVQAPLFVLTPPSVPHAFITESDSDGHVLTIREDLVWPLLEVLYPGTREAFGLPGICLSLADKPEELAALAHYWRLIERESTAQLPGREHTLMLLAQAVFTLLLRNAKLDDHAASGMRGELKLFQRFNQLIDSHYHLHWTVPDYASELHLTESRLTDICRRFANRPPKRLIFDRQLREAKRLLLFSDSAVNEIAWQLGFKDPAYFARFFNRLVGCSPSAFRTQKVPVS; this is encoded by the coding sequence ATGTGCCAGAGCCCTATCGCCAATATCGATATCAACAAAGAGTACGATGAGAGTCTGGGAACGGAAGATGTGCATTATCAGTCGTTTGCCCGCATGGCGGAGTTCTTTGGCCGCGATATGCAGGCGCACCGTCACGACCAGTACTTTCAGATGCACTTTCTTGATACCGGGCAGATTGAGCTGCAGCTCGACGAGAGTCGCTACTCGGTGCAGGCGCCGCTGTTTGTTCTGACGCCGCCGTCGGTGCCGCACGCGTTTATCACCGAGTCCGATAGCGACGGCCACGTGCTGACGATACGAGAGGATCTGGTCTGGCCGCTGCTGGAGGTGCTCTACCCCGGCACGCGGGAAGCCTTCGGCCTGCCGGGCATCTGCCTGTCGCTGGCCGATAAGCCCGAAGAGCTGGCGGCGCTGGCGCACTACTGGCGGCTGATTGAACGCGAATCGACCGCGCAGTTGCCGGGGCGCGAACACACCCTGATGCTGCTGGCGCAGGCAGTGTTCACTCTGCTGCTACGCAACGCAAAGCTTGACGATCATGCCGCCAGCGGGATGCGCGGCGAGCTAAAGCTGTTCCAGCGTTTTAACCAGCTGATCGATAGCCACTACCACCTGCACTGGACGGTACCGGATTACGCCAGCGAGCTGCATCTGACCGAATCCAGGCTAACCGATATATGCCGCCGCTTCGCCAACCGCCCGCCAAAGCGACTGATTTTCGACAGGCAATTGCGCGAGGCCAAGCGGCTGCTGTTGTTTTCCGATAGCGCGGTTAACGAAATCGCCTGGCAGTTGGGCTTTAAGGACCCGGCCTATTTCGCTCGCTTTTTTAACCGCTTAGTGGGCTGCTCGCCGAGCGCGTTCAGAACGCAAAAAGTGCCGGTGTCTTAG
- the hpaB gene encoding 4-hydroxyphenylacetate 3-monooxygenase, oxygenase component, whose amino-acid sequence MKPENFRADAKRPLTGEEYLKSLQDGREIYIYGERVKDVTTHPAFRNAAASVAQMYDALHKPELQDTLCWGTDTGSGGYTHKFFRVAKSADDLRQQRDAIAEWSRLSYGWMGRTPDYKAAFGCALGANPAFYGQFEQNARNWYTRIQETGLYFNHAIVNPPIDRHKPADEVKDVYIKLEKETDAGIIVSGAKVVATNSALTHYNMIGFGSAQVMGENPDFALMFVAPMDAEGVKLISRASYELVAGATGSPYDYPLSSRFDENDAILVLDNVLIPWENVLIYRDFDRCRRWTMEGGFARMYPLQACVRLAVKLDFITALLKRSLECTGTLEFRGVQAELGEVVAWRNMFWALSDSMCAEATPWVNGAYLPDHAALQTYRVMAPMAYAKIKNIIERSVTSGLIYLPSSARDLNNPQINEYLAKYVRGSNGMDHVERIKILKLMWDAIGSEFGGRHELYEINYSGSQDEIRLQCLRQAQSSGNMDKMMAMVDRCLSEYDQHGWTVPHLHNNTDINMLDKLLK is encoded by the coding sequence ATGAAACCTGAAAATTTCCGTGCAGACGCTAAACGCCCGTTAACCGGTGAAGAGTACCTGAAGAGCCTGCAGGACGGTCGCGAAATCTATATCTACGGCGAGCGCGTTAAAGATGTGACTACGCATCCGGCTTTTCGTAACGCCGCCGCCTCCGTCGCGCAAATGTACGACGCGCTGCACAAGCCCGAGCTACAGGACACCCTGTGCTGGGGTACCGACACTGGCAGCGGTGGTTACACTCATAAATTCTTCCGCGTGGCGAAAAGCGCCGACGACCTGCGCCAGCAGCGCGACGCCATCGCCGAATGGTCGCGCCTGAGCTATGGCTGGATGGGCCGTACCCCGGACTACAAAGCCGCCTTCGGCTGCGCATTAGGCGCGAATCCGGCGTTTTACGGCCAGTTCGAACAAAACGCCCGCAACTGGTACACCCGCATTCAGGAAACCGGCCTGTACTTTAACCACGCCATTGTTAACCCGCCGATCGATCGTCATAAGCCAGCGGACGAAGTGAAAGATGTCTATATCAAGCTGGAGAAAGAGACCGATGCCGGGATCATCGTCAGCGGCGCGAAAGTCGTCGCCACCAACTCGGCGCTAACCCACTACAACATGATTGGCTTCGGCTCGGCGCAGGTGATGGGTGAAAACCCGGATTTCGCACTGATGTTCGTCGCGCCGATGGACGCCGAAGGGGTCAAACTTATCTCCCGTGCCTCCTATGAACTGGTGGCCGGAGCCACCGGATCGCCATACGATTATCCGCTCTCCAGCCGCTTCGACGAGAACGACGCAATCCTGGTGCTGGATAACGTGCTGATCCCATGGGAAAACGTGCTGATCTATCGCGATTTCGATCGCTGCCGTCGCTGGACCATGGAAGGCGGTTTCGCCCGCATGTATCCGCTGCAGGCCTGCGTACGTCTGGCGGTAAAACTCGACTTTATCACCGCCCTGCTGAAGCGCTCGCTGGAGTGCACCGGCACCCTGGAGTTCCGTGGCGTGCAGGCCGAGCTTGGCGAAGTCGTGGCCTGGCGCAATATGTTCTGGGCGCTGAGCGATTCGATGTGCGCCGAAGCGACGCCGTGGGTCAACGGCGCGTATCTGCCGGATCACGCCGCGCTGCAAACCTATCGTGTCATGGCGCCGATGGCTTACGCCAAAATCAAAAACATTATCGAGCGCAGCGTCACCAGCGGCCTGATCTACCTGCCGTCCAGCGCCCGCGATCTCAACAACCCGCAGATCAACGAATACCTGGCGAAATATGTGCGCGGATCGAACGGCATGGATCACGTCGAGCGCATCAAGATCCTCAAACTGATGTGGGATGCTATCGGCAGTGAATTTGGTGGCCGCCATGAACTGTATGAAATCAACTACTCCGGCAGCCAGGATGAAATTCGCCTGCAGTGCCTGCGCCAGGCGCAAAGCTCCGGCAACATGGACAAAATGATGGCGATGGTCGACCGCTGCCTGTCTGAGTACGACCAGCACGGCTGGACGGTGCCGCATCTGCACAACAATACCGATATCAACATGCTGGATAAGCTGCTGAAGTAA
- a CDS encoding 4-hydroxyphenylacetate 3-monooxygenase reductase subunit has product MQLDEQRLRFRDAMASLSAAVNVITTEGEAGRCGITATAVCSVTDTPPSVMVCINANSAMNPVFQGNGKLCINVLNHEQEEMARHFAGMTGMTMDDRFGLSCWQKGTLGQPVLKGSLASLEGEISQVQTIGSHLVYLVEIRNITLCQQGHGLIYFKRRFHPVMMEMEVVA; this is encoded by the coding sequence ATGCAATTAGATGAACAACGTCTGCGTTTTCGCGATGCCATGGCCAGCCTGTCGGCCGCGGTTAACGTCATCACCACCGAAGGCGAAGCGGGTCGCTGCGGCATCACCGCCACCGCAGTCTGCTCGGTGACCGATACGCCGCCGTCGGTGATGGTCTGCATCAATGCCAATAGCGCGATGAATCCGGTGTTCCAGGGCAACGGTAAGCTGTGCATCAACGTACTCAACCACGAGCAAGAGGAAATGGCTCGCCACTTCGCCGGAATGACCGGTATGACGATGGATGACCGCTTCGGCCTCTCCTGCTGGCAGAAAGGGACGCTGGGTCAGCCGGTTCTGAAAGGCTCACTGGCAAGTCTCGAAGGCGAGATTAGCCAGGTGCAGACCATCGGCAGTCATCTGGTTTATCTGGTGGAAATCCGCAATATTACCCTCTGCCAGCAGGGCCACGGGCTGATTTACTTCAAGCGCCGTTTCCATCCGGTAATGATGGAGATGGAAGTGGTGGCGTAG